A genome region from Babesia bigemina genome assembly Bbig001, chromosome : I includes the following:
- a CDS encoding NPL4 family protein, putative: MIIRVISGIGISRVTLQADATLGDLKNEIRNRIRVPDGTTLKFVIADSNSEVFLKFYVYTLHQISGSDDEALAKFGVGHGSCLRLISVSSNPSGSEDLSYIQPSQSSERQPVSEQTPSAPINVEPTSTKEDKPDGVSGPSFKSFDAYLRDNGYAVSELALQQSYKPVFLERGKMNKLPSGVTVKHQPYRHVDHLELMNAEDIQNFANYWMSDLEMAEQRAGWLYGYYVEDAHYPLGIRAVCEGIYEPPQKSTLCDVEFLPDEFLPVVDTIAGRFGLERIGHIITHLPRDNYLSPQEVIDSARVQLERAHSTHYTGYPVSTHVTCTLHPDSEGKPALNVYMVSDTAMALLRDGIIRSVQSDPMFVTIREPSQSNEVLPQIIESGKEVTKFDPSWFVIRVNDSAPIKPNSMFKYADFPRENRGGRSVTTDAVKSFLSSRFANGLTASDPEIFSDFHLLLYLGKILDIDTTLAICDAVMGSAPLDPIMVDLLMAN; encoded by the exons ATGATAATTCGTGTTATTAGTGGAATTGGCATAAGCCGTGTCACCTTACAGGCTGATGCCACTTTGGGTGATCTCAAAAACGAGATTCGAAACCGTATACGGGTTCCTGATGGCACTACGTTGAAATTTGTCATTGCGGACTCCAATTCGGAGGTATTTTTAAAATTTTATGTGTATACATTGCATCAGATTAGTGGAAGTGACGACGAGGCGTTGGCGAAGTTTGGCGTTGGACATGGTTCTTGTCTGCGTCTGATTTCGGTTTCATCAAACCCTTCCGGCAGCGAAGATTTATCTTATATACAACCATCCCAATCTTCTGAGCGCCAGCCCGTCTCTGAACAGACTCCTTCGGCCCCTATTAATGTTGAACCGACTTCTACCAAAGAAG ACAAACCGGATGGCGTATCTGGGCCATCATTCAAGTCCTTTGATGCATATTTGCGCGACAATGGGTACGCAGTGTCTGAGttggcgctgcagcagtcgTACAAACCCGTGTTCTTAGAGCGCGGGAAAATGAACAAG TTGCCCTCCGGCGTGACAGTTAAACATCAGCCTTACCGCCACGTGGACCATCTTGAGCTCATGAACGCCGAGGATATTCAGAACTTCGCGAACTATTGGATGAGCGACCTTGAAATGGCTGAGCAGCGTGCGGGTTGGCTGTACGGATACTACGTGGAGGATGCTCACTATCCCCTAGGCATTCGCGCCGTTTGCGAAGGCATTTACGAACCACCGCAGAAGTCAACTTTGTGTGATGTGGAATTTCTGCCGGATGAATTCCTTCCTGTTGTCGACACCATTGCTGGGCGGTTCGGTCTCGAACGCATAGGGCACATTATAACCCATTTACCCCGAGATAACTACCTATCACCGCAGGAAGTTATTGACAGCGCAAGGGTGCAGCTGGAACGGGCGCATTCCACGCATTACACTGGGTACCCGGTGTCTACGCATGTGACGTGTACGCTCCATCCAGATTCCGAAGGCAAGCCTGCTTTGAATGTCTATATGGTCTCGGATACTGCAATGGCGTTGTTGCGGGACGGCATCATACGGAGTGTGCAGAGCGACCCCATGTTTGTGACGATCCGTGAGCCTAGTCAATCTAATGAGGTTCTTCCACAGATTATCGAGTCCGGCAAAGAGGTGACAAAGTTCGACCCAAGCTGGTTTGTGATACGTGTTAACGATTCTGCCCCCATAAAACCCAATTCCATGTTCAAGTATGCCGACTTTCCACGGGAGAACCGCGGCGGCCGGTCGGTGACTACAGATGCCGTTAAGAGCTTTTTATCTAGCCGATTCGCCAACGGTTTAACTGCTTCCGATCCGGAAATATTCAGCGACtttcacctgctgctgtATTTGGGCAAGATTCTCGACATTGATACTACTCTCGCCATTTGCGACGCGGTTATGGGCTCAGCTCCGCTTGACCCTATTATGGTTGACCTTCTGATGGCGAACTAA
- a CDS encoding ribosomal protein RPL4A, putative, translated as MTLRPEVSVYNVSDGRRSAATVMPKVFSAPLRLDLVRSVHTNMSKNKRQAYAVSKMSGYQTSARSWGTGRAMARVPRVKGGGTHRAGQAAYANFCKAGGMYAPTRVWRRWHRKVNLKEKRQAIAAAIAATAVAPIVMSRGHRIEALREVPMVVDDSIEQLNKTKDAIKFLETVGLAAELERVSKIKGHARDGRKKRPVGPLIILRASAVEGRRAFRNIPGVEVASVERLNLLKLAPAGTLGRLCIWSKSAFEAVDEYVKLMPTRLLKNADMCALVNSTPVQRVFRAPRKSMRRVLIKRGCSTKVIKFVRESLRASGLADVKTKAAKTKEEIKRCKANSKAFINAIREAISTKSLSVSEEVQALQQQ; from the coding sequence atgacgctgCGCCCGGAAGTATCGGTTTACAACGTCTCTGACGGACGCCGCTCCGCGGCCACCGTCATGCCCAAGGTTTTCTCCGCGCCGCTCAGGCTCGACCTCGTGAGATCGGTACATACGAACATGTCCAAGAACAAGAGGCAGGCCTACGCCGTTAGCAAAATGTCTGGATACCAGACGTCTGCCAGGAGTTGGGGAACGGGTCGTGCCATGGCCCGTGTGCCCCGCGTCAAGGGTGGTGGTACGCACCGCGCTGGACAAGCCGCATACGCCAACTTCTGTAAGGCCGGTGGCATGTACGCCCCCACCCGCGTCTGGAGGAGGTGGCACCGCAAGGtcaacctcaaggaaaAGAGGCAGGCAATTGCCGCCGCCATTGCTGCTACTGCCGTCGCACCTATCGTCATGTCCAGGGGACACCGCATCGAAGCGCTACGCGAGGTGCCGATGGTGGTGGACGACtccatcgagcagctgaacAAGACCAAGGACGCCATCAAGTTCCTAGAGACCGTCGGCCTTGCTGCTGAGTTGGAGAGAGTTAGCAAGATCAAGGGACACGCCAGGGACGGCCGCAAGAAGAGGCCCGTGGGACCTCTCATTATTCTCAGGGCCTCTGCCGTGGAAGGCAGGAGGGCATTCAGGAACATTCCTGGCGTGGAGGTAGCATCCGTCGAGAGGCTCAACCTCCTCAAGCTTGCTCCCGCCGGAACTCTCGGCAGACTTTGCATCTGGAGCAAGTCCGCCTTCGAGGCCGTCGACGAGTACGTCAAGCTGATGCCGACCAGGCTCCTCAAAAACGCCGACATGTGCGCACTTGTCAACTCGACACCTGTGCAGCGCGTATTCAGGGCGCCCAGGAAGAGCATGAGGAGAGTCCTGATCAAGCGCGGATGCTCCACCAAGGTCATCAAGTTTGTGCGTGAATCGCTGCGCGCAAGCGGACTTGCCGACGTCAAGACCAAGGCTGCTAAGACCAAGGAAGAAATCAAACGCTGCAAGGCGAACTCCAAGGCTTTCATTAACGCCATCAGGGAGGCAATCTCGACCAAATCCCTCAGCGTTAGTGAGGAAGTTCAggcgctccagcagcagtaA
- a CDS encoding rhomboid 4, putative, with protein sequence MDQESENESAVPSGDHFVRVAPTAPPNTMPKEMRGKKKIRNPNCCVEKRAKTVIDRRAPINPLEKLGLMSMKTSNVQREIIKGSDPMLERNPLVGRLPFMLIINATLVLVFISELVFNKLSFNGRCISKVLYPTAEAGKDPIMPYAVELGYGACEYNLNTSAANRFFFGNDAADSGWPAERVNPELLLKGDAAIDAPNERVFQILGGSDANMARNYNEYFRLIWSMFMHSSWKHLLFNVFCQVQALWIIEPDWGFLRTLTLFIVSGVGGNLMAAVLDPCGTTVGSSGAMYGLYGAMIPYCIEYWNTIPRPVFLMFYNLVTLIVGFVIGLSSNVDNYCHMVGGCLFGMLWGFTTIKSVSSCDKCTLIERSLLSPLISWALPRSWKAKLRLTIVFKKDRGERRREAFNAHKMAVESGVSMHRIAQIKKKFERNGAPPCRMRLREWFIRLTSLLTMISLVVLASLFLVNPALYSKYKPPGQYKFGGWRTCDCCYVTNIHRLFKTTDHITESYRNSDLFWCFNDVENAKHYCGEDYADNGPSQNVFESTEDAALGILSTVRTAINSV encoded by the exons ATGGACCAGGAATCTGAAAATGAGTCTGCTGTCCCCTCTGGGGACCACTTCGTCAGAGTTGCCCCTACGGCCCCTCCGAATACAATGCCGAAGGAGATGAGGGGTAAAAAAAAAATACGAAACCCGAATTGTTGTGTAGAAAAAAGGGCGAAGACTGTAATAGACAGACGTGCGCCCATCAACCCGCTAGAAAAGCTGGGTTTGATGTCCATGAAAACGAGTAACGTCCAGCGAGAAATAATAAAAGGAAGTGATCCCATGCTTGAGCGAAACCCGTTGGTTGGAAGGTTGCCGTTCATGCTCATCATAAATGCGACGCTCGTGCTGGTTTTCATATCGGA GCTTGTGTTCAACAAACTCTCGTTCAATGGCAGGTGTATATCGAAGGTGCTTTACCCAACGGCGGAGGCGGGGAAAGATCCGATAATGCCGTACGCGGTAGAGCTTGGTTACGGGGCCTGTGAATACAACCTCAACACTAGTGCCGCAAACAGGTTCTTCTTCGGAAACGACGCAGCCGACAGTGGGTGGCCTGCGGAACGCGTAAACCCGGAATTGCTCCTGAAGGGTGATGCGGCTATCGACGCGCCAAACGAGCGAGTGTTCCAAATACTGGGAGGTTCAGACGCCAACATGGCGCGCAACTACAACGAATACTTCAGACTAATATGGAGCATGTTCATGCACAGCAGCTGGAAGCACCTGCTGTTCAACGTGTTCTGCCAAGTTCAGGCACTCTGGATTATAGAGCCG GATTGGGGTTTTCTCAGAACCTTGACACTATTCATCGTTAGCGGGGTTGGAGGCAACCTGATGGCTGCGGTGCTGGACCCGTGTGGCACCACTGTCGGGTCCTCAGGAGCCATGTACGGACTATACGGAGCAATGATACCCTATTGCATAG AGTACTGGAACACCATACCTAGGCCCGTCTTCCTCATGTTCTACAACTTGGTCACGCTG ATCGTTGGATTTGTCATCGGGTTGTCGTCAAACGTTGACAACTACTGCCACATGGTA GGTGGATGTCTATTCGGCATGTTGTGGGGATTCACGACAATCAAAAGCGTCTCCAGTTGCGATAAATGTACCCTGATTGAGCGATCACTGCTCTCACCGCTTATATCTTGGGCGTTGCCCAGGTCATGGAAAGCCAAACTCCGACTAACGATAGTCTTCAAAA AGGACCGAGGCGAACGAAGACGAGAGGCTTTCAATGCGCACAAGATGGCAGTGGAAAGCGGGGTCAGCATGCATCGGATAGCACAGATCAAGAAGAAATTTGAGAGGAACGGAGCGCCTCCATGCCGTATGAGGCTTAGAGAGTGGTTCATCAGGCTAACCAGCCTGCTCACAATG ATATCTTTGGTGGTCCTGGCTTCACTCTTCCTGGTCAACCCTGCACTGTATTCCAAGTACAAGCCGCCGGGACAATATAAGTTCGGCGGCTGGCGTACGTGTGATTGCTGTTACGTCACAAACATACATCGACTTTTCAAGACGACGGATCATATAACGGAATCATACCGCAACTCAGATTTATTCTGGTGCTTCAACGACGTTGAAAACGCTAAACACTACTGCGGAGAAGACTACG CCGACAACGGCCCTTCGCAGAACGTCTTTGAATCCACAGAGGACGCCGCACTTGGCATATTAAGCACCGTACGCACTGCCATCAATTCCGTGTAA